The genomic segment GTCGGCACCGTTCCTCAGTTCGATTTTGAACCGAAAGATCACGTGCAGCTGGCGGAAGAACTTGACTTAATCGATTTTGATGCTGCAACAAAGGTTTCCGGTGTAAAATTCTACTATCTTAAAAACGAAGCAGTGTTCTTAGAACAGGCGCTGGTGCTGTACGGCCTGAATATTTTGCGCAAGCACGGATTTACACCGTTTATTACCCCTGACGTTGCGAAAGAAGAAATCCTCCGCGGTATCGGTTTTAATCCGCGCGGAAGCGAATCGAATGTCTATACTATAGAAGACGAAGGCACCTGCCTTGTTGCCACAGCGGAAATTACGCTCGGCGGCTACCACGCAGACGAAATCCTTGAAAAAGCAAAACTTCCGTTGATGTATTGCGGTCTTTCGCATTGTTTCCGGCGTGAGGCGGGAGCAGCAGGTCAGTTCTCGAAGGGATTGTATCGTGTACATCAATTTACCAAGCTGGAGATGTTCGTATACTGCACCCCCGAAGAATCCGATGCCATCCACGAAAAACTCCGCCTTATCGAAGAAGAAATCTTTACCGGTTTAGGCATTGCGTTCCGTGTTGTCGATACCTGTACCGGAGACCTCGGCGCTCCCGCCTACCGTAAATGGGACTTGGAAGCATGGATGCCCGGGCGCAATGGCGGAGAATGGGGTGAGGTTACCTCTACATCGAACTGCACCGACTATCAGGCACGCCGCCTCAATGTACGGTTTAAAGACGACGACGGAAAAAACAAGTACGTCCACATGCTAAACGGTACTGCGATTGCGGTGTCCCGCGCGCTTGTCGCTATTATCGAAAACTATCAGCAGAAAGATGGCAGCATCAAAATACCTGAAGCATTGGTACCCTACTGCGGATTTGATGTCATCAAAAAGAAATAATACTTGCACAAGCCTTCAATTATTTATATAATAGAGGGCAATTTACTAAATTTCTGGAGTATTTATGAGCGGAATAAGTATCGCATTATTAGTGTTTTTTATTATAGTTGCATTTTTGATTGTCGGACTGGTGTTATTGCAGAATGAAGAAGGAGACAGTTTAGGAGGTCTTTTCTCAGGCGGATCAAATTCCGCATTTGGCTCGCGTTCCGGCAACATATTGACAAGAGCAACATATACACTGATAACGCTCTTTTTTGTCGTTACGTTCTTTCTTGCATGGTTAAACAAGAGTCCGGGGGATTCCGGTTTACAGCAGGATGCTCAAATACAGCAGGCAGAAACGGCAACAGAATGGTGGAAAGAGGCATCATCCGATGCTAATGGAACCGGCAATATTGAGGATACCGAAACGGCTCCTCAATCTTCCGAAGGAACAGCTGCCGAAAACACATCTCATTAAGCAATGTTCTCATATTTAATAACTGTTTCTTGAAATATGTATTCCAATAAGTTGCAACGAGATGAATATAGTGCCATCTCATGTTAGGATTGTTCCTCTGTAAAAGGAGCGTGCGAGTAGGCGTGAAACATTTTATTACATTCGTTAGCATACTTTTTTTAATGGCCGGCTTAGTATTTTGTACGGACTTGGCGCCGCTTTCATTTTATACCGAACCGGCTTTATTCCCCTTTAATGCAGTTGTCGGTGTTGCAGAAGACAGTCAAGATTGTCTGTATTTTGCTACCCGTTCGGGACTCATTAAGTATAACGGAATTACTTGCGAAAAATACGAACACATTCCCTTTGATAATACCACCATGCGCTCAAGTCACATTCAAACCATGTATATGGATACTGATGATGTACTCTGGCTTGGTACATATAGCGGATTAGAGCGTTTCGATATCAAAAGCGGAACACTCAAACATTTTCCTGTCAGCGATGATGTAATTACAGCGATTTTCCGCGATTCAAAACGGCAGCTATGGGTGGGGACAATCAACGGATTATACTTTTGCCGCGACGGAAACTGTAAAAACTTTATACCTTTTAATAACCATCAATATGATTCCTTTATCGGGAATAATACCATTAGGTCAATCAGCGAAGACTCTCGCGGCGTCGTCTATGCCTCAACATATAACGGAGTATGGCAATATAACGAATCGGAAGGGGCTTTTGAACCGTGCAGCTTAATACCGGAAGGATGCCCCGGAAAAAGCGGTGTTGTGTATCACTTTATAGAAGACACCGATGGTGTGTACTGGCTTTCCGTCTGGGGTGTTGGGCTTGTCCGGATTACGCCCAGCGACAACAGCTATGAAGTATATTCGTTGCCGGATGCACGGATATATGCACTCTATAATAATTTTATTACCAACAAGTACATTGCAGCAGGAACATGGGGCGGCGGCATGTATATCATCAACAAAAGAACAAAAGAAGTAACCCCATATAAAGAAAATCCGAATCTGGTAGGATCGCTAACCAATAATGTCGTATATTCATTCTTTATAAATAAATATAATATGCTGTTTGTCGGAACGGCGGATGCACTCAATATAGCGGATCTAAATCGCCTTTCGGGTGATATTGCAGTACCGCTGCATGCCGATGCTGTCGCAAATCAAAAAAAATTATCGCATCTTGATGACAGTATTTCCTGCTTAACATCCAGTAATAGCTATATCTGGGCAGCCTCCAATAATATCCTCGTTCGATACAGTTTTTATCAGTGGCAAGCGGAAGAGTTCCCGTTCATAGTAGATAAAAATCAAGTGAACGGTGCACTCATTTATTCTATCAGTGCTATCAGCGATACGGAAGCTTGGGTCGGTACCAACAAAGGGCTGTTTTTCTTTGATTCAACCACTGCTTCATTTATACCTGTTTCATTATATAACAACCGGATATCCGATACTTCAAGTTTTTTGGTACGGTCTATCTATCAAGATTCAGATAATACCCTCTGGATAGGCACGTATGGCGCAGGGCTTATCCATTTTTCTCCCAAAAACGGTATTCTAGCACAGTACCGCCATTCCGACGCCCCGCGTTCGTTAAGTAATGACATTATCTTTTTTATCAATCGAGACAGTCGCGGTATGTTGTGGATCGGTACAAACAAAGGCTTATGCCGGTACGTCCCCGAAACACAGGATTTTATTTCGTATTTATATGATGTAAATAAACCGACCGGCATTTCCGCCAACCGTGTCGATTCTTTTTGTGAAGATTCAAAGGGATATCTATGGTTCGGTACAAACGATGGCGGTATCTGCCGGTTTGACCCAAAAACAGAACTCTTCCGTACCTATACAAAGGATATCGGGCTTTCCTCCAATCAGATTATCGGTATAACTGATGCAGATGACGGCTTTTTATGGATAGCAGGGCTCAAATATTTAAATTTATTCGATGTAGCACATCAAACGGCTCAAGCATATAATATCGCTAACATACGCCAATACGGTTATTTTTCCTGTCCCCCCATCGCTTTAAAAAATAAAGGGATATTTTTCTTTGGTACCGATAAAGGAATATTAAAAATCTCTGAAGCAAAACTCTATGCATCCCGTCTCAAATTTGTACCTATTAAAATACGGACACTTATGGCAAACGGACAATCGATTAATTTCTATACAAAAAAACAGTCGATCATTTTCGACTACAAAACGAATGATATTAAATTTTCATTTGCAGCCCCCTACTCTTCCCGGAGCAAGAAGCCGGTTTATGCATATAAATTAACCGGTATTGATAAAGATTGGATCGTTTCATCCGACCAAAATTATGTACAATATACACATCTTCCCCCCGGATCGTATACGTTCTCAGTGAAAAATGCAGCGGATGAATGGAATCCCGTATACGACAGTATCTCGTTCACCATACGGCAAAGTTTTCTCATCTCGCCCATTATGATTTGGTTTTATATAGTAATAGCATCCATTATTATTTTCTTAATCTACAAGATTCATAAGCTATATTGGCTGCAGCGGTATGCAGACCTTCTTGAAGAAAAACAACTGGTACTGATACAAGACAACTTTACCCTTAAAGAGCTTTCCTTACTCGACCACTTAACAGGAATAGGCAACCGCCGGTATATTGATATGATCGGCTTAAAGATATGGCAAATGGCAGTAGAGCATCATGTTTCGATGGCGGTTATGATGTTTGATATCGATTTATTTAAAAATTATAACGACTGCTTTGGCCATCAGGCAGGCGATGAACTATTGCGTTTAATCGGATCGGATTTAAAAAAACGCATTCGAATGGAAACAGACTTAATAGGTCGATACGGTGGTGAAGAGTTTTTAATTGTATTGTACAATTTACTTCCCGAAAAAGCGATGCATATTGCGGAAGGAATCCGAAAAACAGTGGAAACGATGCATGAGCGGCACCCAAAAGAAATGGTAGGACAAACGACCATCAGCATCGGAGTTTTTGCGGGAGAACCTACCGAAAAAGATACTTTTGAACAAATGATCCATAAAGCGGACTGTGCGCTCTACCGTGCAAAACAAACGGGAAGAAATAAAGTTGTATTTTATGACACAACGATGGATCAAATCAACAACTGTCACTGATTAACAAGGAGCAGCACGTGCTTAACACTATGCGGAATATCGGCATTATGGCGCATATCGATGCCGGAAAAACAACAACAACCGAACGTATTCTTTTTTATACCGGAAAAATTCACCGTATCGGAGAAATCGATGACGGAGCTGCGGCAATGGATTGGATGCAGCAAGAACAAGACCGGGGTATCACCATTCAGAGCGCTGCAACGACAACCTATTGGCGTGATCATCAAATCAACATTATCGATACGCCCGGACACGTCGACTTTACCGCTGAGGTAGAACGCTCGCTGCGTGTACTCGACGGTGCAGTTGCCGTACTCTGTGCTGTAGGTTGGGTGCAACCGCAGACGGAAACAGTGTGGCGGCAGGCGGATCATTACAATGTACCGCGCATCTGTTTTGTGAACAAGATGGACAGAATCGGCGCCGATTTTTTTGCGGCGATGGAGGATGTCAAAGAGAAATTCGGCTGCACGGTAATGCCGCTTGAAATTCCTATCGGCAGTGCGGAAAGTTTTGAAGGTGTTATCGACCTGATTACAATGGAAGAAATCCGCTGGGATGCGGAAACCGAAGGTGAAAAATTTACCCGCAGCCCGCTTTCCGACCAATACCGTGCAGAGGCTGAAAAATACCGCGAAAAAATGCTGGATGTTGTTTCCGCCTACTCCGATACGATAACGGAGTTGATGCTTGAAGGAGAACCCATTCCGACAGACTTGATCAAAAAAGAAATCCGTACCGCAGTACTCAAACGGCAGTATATTCCGTTTTTGTGCGGATCTTCGCGGCGCAATACCGGTATTCAGCCGCTCATCGACGCAATCGTAGACTATCTCCCTGCCCCCGATGAAGTTGCGCCTGCCGAGGGAATTCAGCTGAAAAAAGGAACGCCTATTTCCGTTCCCTGCAAAAGCGACGGCGTGCCGCTCGGTTTGGTCTTTAAGATTCAATATGACAGGGAAGCGGGCGCACTTTGCTATGTCCGTATGTATTCGGGGAAAATAAAGGCAGGCGATCAGGTATATAACGTCGGCAAGAAAAAGCGTGAGCGGATCGGCCGTATCCTGCGAATGCACTCCAATAAATCCGAGCCGATGGACAGCATAGAAGCGGGCGATATTGCCGTATTTGTCGGGCTCAAATTGGCGCAAACGGGCGACACGCTCGGCAGCGAGGGGATGCCGATACTCCTTGAATCTATGCAGTTTCCCGAACCGGTTATCTCCGTAGCCATCGAGCCGAAAAGCCTTTCGGAAAGTGATAAACTCAAAGAAACACTCGCGATTTTGTCGCGGGAAGACCCAACCTTTATAAGCCGTGAGGATGCGGAAACAGGACAGCTGATTATCTCCGGTATGGGGGAGCTACACTTGGACGTTCTTACAACCCGTATGCTGCAGGACTTTAAGGTGGAAGCCCGTATCGGTAAGCCGCAGGTAACCTATCGCGAATCCGTTACTCAAACGGCAGAACATACCGAACGATTCAGCAAGGTACTTGCCGGTAAAGAACAGACAGCGCAGCTTACGCTCCGTGTAGAACCGCTTGAACGAGGTTCGGGGAATAGCTTTAAGAACACGGTTAAGGTTTCCACGGGCGGTACTCCGCAGGCGCATTCCCTGCCTGAAGATATTATCGAGGCGGTGGAACACGCGATCCGCGGCGCCTTTAATTCGGGGATTCAATACGGCTATCCGTGCGTAGACATCGGCGTAACCCTCATCGATGCCGAATACGACGAGCTGACTGCGACAACCTTTGCGTTTGAGGCCGCCGCTGCGATGGGTTTTGACGAGGCGTGCCGAAAAGCCGCCCCCGAACTGCTTGAGCCGGTAATGAATGTTGATATACTCTGTCCTAAGGAATTTGTCGGAGATGCGATGAGCCAGATGACGCAGCGCGGCGGTATGGTACTCGGCATGGATTCGAAGCCGAATATCGATGTTGTTCATGCACAAGCGCCGATGGCGAAACTCTTCGGCTTTTCCACCGATTTACGCTCCGTTACGCAGGGCCGCGCCTCTTTTACAATGAGCTTTAGCCACTTTGAAATTAAAAAAGGCGGTCTCGGCAGCTAACCGGCTGCCGGTAAGTTAACCGGCAAAGCAGGTACCGACATCCCATGCGGCACGAATCATCGGGTGGTCTTCCGGTACTTTTTTGACCTTATCGGCGACCTTATTGAGCGGTACGGCAGTAATAACCCCCTGTTGCAGAGCTGTCATCACGCCGTACCGTTCCTCAGCAGCGAACTCGGCGGCAACGGCGCCAAAGCGCGTTGCCAATATACGGTCATAGCCGGAAGGAGTACCGCCACGCTGCAAATAGCCGAGCACCGTAACCCGCGCATCGGCGCCGGTAGCCGCTTCTATCTCCCCTGCGACCCGATACCCGATTGAACCAACCATAGATTTGCGCGATTCCTTTAACGCTTTTTTGTTCATATCCTTTTCGCTAAACGATACGGCGCCTTCGGCAACTGCAATAACTGAAAAATGTTTGCCTTTTTTACGGCGTTCCAGTAAGTGTTCGGCTATTGCTTCAATCCGATAGGGGATTTCGGGGATGATAATGACATCACTGCCGCCGGCAATACCCGCGTAGAGCGCAAGCCACCCCGCCTTATGCCCCATAATTTCTATCACCATAATACGGTTATGGCTTGCCGCCGTCGTATGCAGCCGATCGATCGCATCCGTTGCAATATCAAGCGCGGTGTGGAAGCCGAAGCTCATATCATTATGCACAATATCGTTGTCGATGGTTTTCGGAATACCGATGATGTTTAAACCTTCGTTTACGAGCATATCGGCAGTAGTCTGCGACCCGTTGCCGCCGAGGACGGCAAGACAGTCTAACCGTAAGTCTTTGTAATTTTTTTTGATACAATCCACCGCCCCGCTGCCGTCCGCATTACGCCAGCCGCGGTCTTTAAACGGTTTTTCACGGGAAGCCCCCAAAATAGTCCCCCCGCGCGCGAGGATGCCGGAAAGATCTTGCTCAGTCAATATATGGTACTTATTTTCGATGAGGCCGCGGTATCCTTGCTCAATACCGACCACTTCCATTCCGTAACGGTTCATCGCTGTCCGAGCTAAAGCTCTGATAGCGGCGTTCAAGCCGGGAGCATCGCCCCCCGATGTTAAAATGCCGAGGCGTTTATGTGCAGTCATGTTAAAAGAATACCCTGCTTTTTACACTTACGCAAGCGGAAATTATCAGGGCAACCGCATCAGATTGTTTTTTAACAGCCCCGCAGAATAATTGGGACTGCTCAACCTTTCCTTTTGAAAACAGGCGGTGTGGAATTACACTGGTAACAGGTATGAAAATTCGCTATACTAAAAAAATGAGTGAATTGATACAACCGAAAGTTCTTAAAGGATTTAGAGATTTTTTGCCGCGCGATGAAATACGGCGGGCTCTTTTAATTGAAACCGTTACCAATGTATTCAGAAATGCAGGGTTCGTGCCCATCGACACCCCCGCTTTGGAATATTCCGAAGTACTGTTGCGCAAAAGCAACGGGGAAACCGAAAAGCAAGTATTCCGTTTTAACGATAACGGCGGACGCGACATTGCGCTCCGTTTTGATTTGACCGTTCCCTTTGCCCGCTTTATTGCGGAGCACTACAGCGAATTATACTTTCCATTTAAGCGGTATCATATTGCAAAAGTCTGGCGCGGCGAAAAACCGCAGGCGGGGCGTTACCGCGAATTTATTCAATGCGATTTTGACAGCGTCGGTTCGGACTGTGCCTATACCGATTTTGAAATCCTGAAAGTTATGTATAACGCCCTCAAAGCGCTCGGCGTTACAAACTTCCGTATTCATATTTCGCACCGCGGCATATTCAACCGGTTTTTGGACAGGCTGGAGCTAAAGGATAAAAGCGAAGACATCCTCCGCATTGTCGATAAATTAGCAAAAATCGGCAAAGAAGCAGTAATCGAACAACTCGCGGAAATTGCCGGAGCTGAAAAGGCTGAAAAAATTGTGCAATACAGCAACGGCCTTTCGGCAGGCGCCGATTTTGAAACAATCCTTGCGCACATAGAAACACTTGCGGGAGGCGCCGCCCCCGATACCGGCCGCTTACGGGACGTATATCAGCTCCTATGCGATGCAGGTATCGCGGACAGCTTCATACTCGACCCCTCCATTACACGCGGCCTTGATTATTACACCGGCATTGTGTACGAAACCTTTTTAACCGACCTTCCGCAGCTCGGCTCGGTTTGTTCCGGCGGCCGCTACGACAATTTAACAGGGCTCTATATGAAGGATACGGTGAGCGGGGTCGGCGCTTCGATCGGACTTGACCGCCTTCTCGCAGGATTGGAACAACTCGGTATCGGCTCAAAAGAGGCCGGTTTTATCGATGCAATCGTATTTTACGAGAAAGGTAACTCCATTCGCCGGAACAACGCAGCGGCGACTTATCTGGAACAATGCGGCTGCCGCGTAGAAGTCTTCCCCGAATCTAAGAAGATACAGCAGCAGTACGGCTATGCCGAAAAGAAAGGCATAGACTGGGGGCTTTTTATCGAGCCGCTGCCGGAAAGTTCCGATAATACCAGCGAACCGAGCGGTGACTCCGCCTCTCCGGTATCGCAGAACTGCGCCGAAATGTCGGTGCGCCTAAAACACCTGCCGAGCCGGACGGAAACCAATCTGTTATTAAAAGATGTTCCGGCATCTTTGAAAGGCGATAAAAAATGATTATTGCGATAGACGGCCCGGCAGGTTCGGGCAAAAGCACTGTTGCAAAGCTGATCGCGGCGGATTTTGGCTTTACCTTTATGAACACCGGCAGCTTTTACCGTGCGCTCACCCTCGCAGTTCTGCGGTCATTAGGCGGGGATGAAAGCGGCGCCGGCGCAGCAAAACCGGATTTGGAAAACGAAGCAAAGTGGACGGATTTTGCAAAAACCGTATCGCTTGAATATAAGCGGGATGGAATGTATTTAGACGGCCACTGCATAGAAGCATATCTCCGCAGCGATGCTGTGGAATCGGTTGTTGCAGCCCTCTCTGCGATTGTTCCTATTCGGCATCTTATCAATAAAAAAATCCGTACCGCTGCGGCAAAACTGAATATTGTTTGCGAGGGCAGGGACATGACCACCGTGGTATTCCCCGATGCCAAATGTAAGATCTACCTTGACGCTTCCGCTGAGGCACGCGCACGGCGCCGCTTTGAGCAAGGCACCAGCAATCTCTCGGAAGCCGAAATACTGAAGAGCATTGAAGAACGGGATACTATCGACCGGAATAAAAAAGAAGGTAGCCTAAAAATTGCCAAAGATGCTTTCTATTTAGATACATCGGACTTGACCATAATGCAGGTTTGTGAGAAAATAAAAGACAAAATACACGATAAAGGGTTATTTATGGAACAAAAGGAAGTGGCAATGGATGCGATTACAAATTCCGATCAGAGCATCCAAACACAATTACCAGAGGAGTATTTAAATTTTGAATCTCCTGAAGTCGGAACATTAAAAGAAGGCCGTATTATTGCGATAACCGATGATTCGGTTTTTATTGACGTAGGCGGTAAATCGGAAGGGCGTGTTGCACGCGAAGAGTTTACCGAAGAGCCTCAGATCGGCGATACTGTACAGGTATACATTGAAAAGACCGAAGCAACTGACGGTAAGCTGATTATTTCCAAGGAAAAAGCAGACCGTAACATTTTACGCAAAGAGTTGCAGAATGCATATCGGAATAAAACTCCGGTAACAGGTGTCATCAAAAAGCTTGTAAACAAAAGTGGATATGATGTTGATCTCGGTGCAAACATGATTGCATTCTTACCTATCAGTCAAGCGGCCGCCCAGAAAGTGGATAAACCTGAATCCCTGTTAGGCGAAAAGGGAACTTTCTATATTGAAAAGATGGTCTTTGACCGCAAGGGAAACAGAGACAATATTGTAGTTAATAGAAGAAAATATCTTGAAGATACGCTTGAAAAGAATCGCGAAGCATTTTTTGAAAATACGAACATCGGTGACGTTGTAAAAGGTACCGTAAAAAGCTTTACCAGCTTTGGGGCATTTATCGACCTCGGCGGCTTTGACGGCTTGTTGCATATCAATGATATGAGCTGGGGACATGTTACCCGTCCGAAGGATTTTGTTAAAAAAGGTCAAGAAATCGATTTAAAAGTTATCAGACTTGACCCTGCAGAAAAGCGCATCAATCTTTCATTAAAGCATTTCACCCCTGATCCGTGGCTTGAATTTGAAGACAAATTCCAAGTAAACGATATCGTAAAAGGTCATGTCACAAAGATTACCGACTTCGGCGCCTTTGTAGAATTGTCGGAAGGGATTGAAGGTCTTGTA from the Treponema medium genome contains:
- the serS gene encoding serine--tRNA ligase, translating into MLDYRFIKNNLEAVKQNIINRAMHADAEAAVRLFDERTEMVTALQGLQAKRNENSLAMKKAKDATERNALIETGKAIKAEIAAAEAALKEKEAALDAAMMQIPNMAHPDAPVGKEDTENCEVKQVGTVPQFDFEPKDHVQLAEELDLIDFDAATKVSGVKFYYLKNEAVFLEQALVLYGLNILRKHGFTPFITPDVAKEEILRGIGFNPRGSESNVYTIEDEGTCLVATAEITLGGYHADEILEKAKLPLMYCGLSHCFRREAGAAGQFSKGLYRVHQFTKLEMFVYCTPEESDAIHEKLRLIEEEIFTGLGIAFRVVDTCTGDLGAPAYRKWDLEAWMPGRNGGEWGEVTSTSNCTDYQARRLNVRFKDDDGKNKYVHMLNGTAIAVSRALVAIIENYQQKDGSIKIPEALVPYCGFDVIKKK
- the secG gene encoding preprotein translocase subunit SecG, which codes for MSGISIALLVFFIIVAFLIVGLVLLQNEEGDSLGGLFSGGSNSAFGSRSGNILTRATYTLITLFFVVTFFLAWLNKSPGDSGLQQDAQIQQAETATEWWKEASSDANGTGNIEDTETAPQSSEGTAAENTSH
- a CDS encoding ligand-binding sensor domain-containing protein, which produces MAGLVFCTDLAPLSFYTEPALFPFNAVVGVAEDSQDCLYFATRSGLIKYNGITCEKYEHIPFDNTTMRSSHIQTMYMDTDDVLWLGTYSGLERFDIKSGTLKHFPVSDDVITAIFRDSKRQLWVGTINGLYFCRDGNCKNFIPFNNHQYDSFIGNNTIRSISEDSRGVVYASTYNGVWQYNESEGAFEPCSLIPEGCPGKSGVVYHFIEDTDGVYWLSVWGVGLVRITPSDNSYEVYSLPDARIYALYNNFITNKYIAAGTWGGGMYIINKRTKEVTPYKENPNLVGSLTNNVVYSFFINKYNMLFVGTADALNIADLNRLSGDIAVPLHADAVANQKKLSHLDDSISCLTSSNSYIWAASNNILVRYSFYQWQAEEFPFIVDKNQVNGALIYSISAISDTEAWVGTNKGLFFFDSTTASFIPVSLYNNRISDTSSFLVRSIYQDSDNTLWIGTYGAGLIHFSPKNGILAQYRHSDAPRSLSNDIIFFINRDSRGMLWIGTNKGLCRYVPETQDFISYLYDVNKPTGISANRVDSFCEDSKGYLWFGTNDGGICRFDPKTELFRTYTKDIGLSSNQIIGITDADDGFLWIAGLKYLNLFDVAHQTAQAYNIANIRQYGYFSCPPIALKNKGIFFFGTDKGILKISEAKLYASRLKFVPIKIRTLMANGQSINFYTKKQSIIFDYKTNDIKFSFAAPYSSRSKKPVYAYKLTGIDKDWIVSSDQNYVQYTHLPPGSYTFSVKNAADEWNPVYDSISFTIRQSFLISPIMIWFYIVIASIIIFLIYKIHKLYWLQRYADLLEEKQLVLIQDNFTLKELSLLDHLTGIGNRRYIDMIGLKIWQMAVEHHVSMAVMMFDIDLFKNYNDCFGHQAGDELLRLIGSDLKKRIRMETDLIGRYGGEEFLIVLYNLLPEKAMHIAEGIRKTVETMHERHPKEMVGQTTISIGVFAGEPTEKDTFEQMIHKADCALYRAKQTGRNKVVFYDTTMDQINNCH
- the fusA gene encoding elongation factor G, which gives rise to MLNTMRNIGIMAHIDAGKTTTTERILFYTGKIHRIGEIDDGAAAMDWMQQEQDRGITIQSAATTTYWRDHQINIIDTPGHVDFTAEVERSLRVLDGAVAVLCAVGWVQPQTETVWRQADHYNVPRICFVNKMDRIGADFFAAMEDVKEKFGCTVMPLEIPIGSAESFEGVIDLITMEEIRWDAETEGEKFTRSPLSDQYRAEAEKYREKMLDVVSAYSDTITELMLEGEPIPTDLIKKEIRTAVLKRQYIPFLCGSSRRNTGIQPLIDAIVDYLPAPDEVAPAEGIQLKKGTPISVPCKSDGVPLGLVFKIQYDREAGALCYVRMYSGKIKAGDQVYNVGKKKRERIGRILRMHSNKSEPMDSIEAGDIAVFVGLKLAQTGDTLGSEGMPILLESMQFPEPVISVAIEPKSLSESDKLKETLAILSREDPTFISREDAETGQLIISGMGELHLDVLTTRMLQDFKVEARIGKPQVTYRESVTQTAEHTERFSKVLAGKEQTAQLTLRVEPLERGSGNSFKNTVKVSTGGTPQAHSLPEDIIEAVEHAIRGAFNSGIQYGYPCVDIGVTLIDAEYDELTATTFAFEAAAAMGFDEACRKAAPELLEPVMNVDILCPKEFVGDAMSQMTQRGGMVLGMDSKPNIDVVHAQAPMAKLFGFSTDLRSVTQGRASFTMSFSHFEIKKGGLGS
- a CDS encoding 6-phosphofructokinase; translation: MTAHKRLGILTSGGDAPGLNAAIRALARTAMNRYGMEVVGIEQGYRGLIENKYHILTEQDLSGILARGGTILGASREKPFKDRGWRNADGSGAVDCIKKNYKDLRLDCLAVLGGNGSQTTADMLVNEGLNIIGIPKTIDNDIVHNDMSFGFHTALDIATDAIDRLHTTAASHNRIMVIEIMGHKAGWLALYAGIAGGSDVIIIPEIPYRIEAIAEHLLERRKKGKHFSVIAVAEGAVSFSEKDMNKKALKESRKSMVGSIGYRVAGEIEAATGADARVTVLGYLQRGGTPSGYDRILATRFGAVAAEFAAEERYGVMTALQQGVITAVPLNKVADKVKKVPEDHPMIRAAWDVGTCFAG
- the hisS gene encoding histidine--tRNA ligase, yielding MSELIQPKVLKGFRDFLPRDEIRRALLIETVTNVFRNAGFVPIDTPALEYSEVLLRKSNGETEKQVFRFNDNGGRDIALRFDLTVPFARFIAEHYSELYFPFKRYHIAKVWRGEKPQAGRYREFIQCDFDSVGSDCAYTDFEILKVMYNALKALGVTNFRIHISHRGIFNRFLDRLELKDKSEDILRIVDKLAKIGKEAVIEQLAEIAGAEKAEKIVQYSNGLSAGADFETILAHIETLAGGAAPDTGRLRDVYQLLCDAGIADSFILDPSITRGLDYYTGIVYETFLTDLPQLGSVCSGGRYDNLTGLYMKDTVSGVGASIGLDRLLAGLEQLGIGSKEAGFIDAIVFYEKGNSIRRNNAAATYLEQCGCRVEVFPESKKIQQQYGYAEKKGIDWGLFIEPLPESSDNTSEPSGDSASPVSQNCAEMSVRLKHLPSRTETNLLLKDVPASLKGDKK
- a CDS encoding bifunctional cytidylate kinase/30S ribosomal protein S1 encodes the protein MIIAIDGPAGSGKSTVAKLIAADFGFTFMNTGSFYRALTLAVLRSLGGDESGAGAAKPDLENEAKWTDFAKTVSLEYKRDGMYLDGHCIEAYLRSDAVESVVAALSAIVPIRHLINKKIRTAAAKLNIVCEGRDMTTVVFPDAKCKIYLDASAEARARRRFEQGTSNLSEAEILKSIEERDTIDRNKKEGSLKIAKDAFYLDTSDLTIMQVCEKIKDKIHDKGLFMEQKEVAMDAITNSDQSIQTQLPEEYLNFESPEVGTLKEGRIIAITDDSVFIDVGGKSEGRVAREEFTEEPQIGDTVQVYIEKTEATDGKLIISKEKADRNILRKELQNAYRNKTPVTGVIKKLVNKSGYDVDLGANMIAFLPISQAAAQKVDKPESLLGEKGTFYIEKMVFDRKGNRDNIVVNRRKYLEDTLEKNREAFFENTNIGDVVKGTVKSFTSFGAFIDLGGFDGLLHINDMSWGHVTRPKDFVKKGQEIDLKVIRLDPAEKRINLSLKHFTPDPWLEFEDKFQVNDIVKGHVTKITDFGAFVELSEGIEGLVHISEFSWVKKVSKPSDMVKIGDEVECMILGYDIQAGRVSLGLKQVTANPWDNIDERYPVGTRLTRKVVKLTNAGAFIELEEGIDGFLHVDDLSWTKRVRHPNSELEAGQDLEVIVIECNPAEHRVRLGVKQLSDDPWKTFAETYKPGSTVEGEVTSVTDFGIFVKVPGDIEGLIHKQNLVENREDNPDEVLKKYAVGDKVKAAVLDVNVKDKKTAFSIRDYKKRLQQEELSRYMSTKQEDDEGAFTLGDLMKNKASE